A stretch of Macadamia integrifolia cultivar HAES 741 unplaced genomic scaffold, SCU_Mint_v3 scaffold3606, whole genome shotgun sequence DNA encodes these proteins:
- the LOC122068234 gene encoding translation initiation factor IF-2, chloroplastic-like: MEGLLEPVEEQEPIGAAEIRATISSGSGRVAGCMVTEGNVVKGCGVWILRNGTTVHVGIIDSLKRVKEMVKEVNVGLECGIGVEDFTDWEVGDLIEAFKTVQKKRTLEEASVSMAAALAGAGVD, encoded by the exons ATGGAGGGACTCCTTGAACCTGTTGAG GAACAAGAACCAATTGGTGCAGCAGAAATCCGTGCGACTATCAGCAGTGGTAGTGGCCGTGTGGCTGGATGCATGGTGACAGAAGGAAACGTAGTGAAAGGCTGTGGTGTTTGGATTCTTCGGAATGGGACAACAGTCCATGTTGGAATTATTGATTCTCTGAAGAGGGTGAAGGAAATGGTGAAAGAG GTTAATGTGGGACTAGAGTGTGGTATTGGTGTGGAAGATTTTACCGATTGGGAAGTTGGAGATTTAATTGAGGCCTTCAAAACAGTGCAGAAGAAGAGAACTCTTGAGGAGGCATCCGTCTCAATGGCAGCTGCATTGGCTGGAGCAGGAGTTGATTGA